A genomic segment from Lampris incognitus isolate fLamInc1 unplaced genomic scaffold, fLamInc1.hap2 scaffold_147, whole genome shotgun sequence encodes:
- the gfi1b gene encoding zinc finger protein Gfi-1b produces MPRSFLVKNKRCASYNVHRTHLDDPEDQTAEFLSKVQSPGCPERPQSVGLSCPASHQDHCSLGEEEPTCPLPSLPEPAQPPMTPTQPYYIPAPPVTEFPTYYKCAEPLNAMPSAYQHHPMAFRPTVLQHARSLYGAHVSHAPQPQQPLDCSANYSPTSNTYHCITCDKEFSTPHGLEVHVRRSHSGTRPFGCSICRKTFGHTVSLEQHMNVHSQEKSFECKLCGKTFKRSSTLSTHLLIHSDTRPYPCQFCGKRFHQKSDMKKHTYIHTGEKPHKCQACGKAFSQSSNLITHSRKHTGFKPFGCEICGKGFQRKVDLRRHHESQHNLK; encoded by the exons CAGAGTTCCTGTCCAAAGTACAGAGCCCAGGCTGTCCAGAAAGGCCCCAGTCAGTGGGCCTTTCTTGCCCAGCTTCCCACCAGGACCACTGTTCTTTAGGCGAAGAGGAGCCCACATGCCCCTTACCTAGTCTGCCAGAGCCAGCCCAACCACCTATGACCCCCACGCAACCCTACTACATACCCG CGCCTCCTGTGACAGAATTCCCGACCTACTATAAGTGTGCGGAGCCCTTGAACGCGATGCCTTCGGCCTATCAGCACCATCCGATGGCTTTTAGGCCGACTGTGCTGCAGCATGCCCGCAGTCTGTATGGCGCTCACGTCAGCCACGCGCCTCAACCTCAGCAGCCTCTGGACTGCAGCGCCAACTATTCCCCCACCTCCAACACCTACCACTGTATCACCTGTGACAAG GAGTTCTCGACCCCTCATGGACTCGAAGTGCACGTGAGGAGATCGCACAGCGGGACACGGCCCTTTGGCTGTAGCATTTGTCGGAAAACCTTCGGCCACACTGTCAGTCTGGAGCAACACATGAACGTCCACTCCCAA GAAAAGAGTTTCGAGTGCAAGTTGTGCGGGAAGACCTTCAAGCGCTCTTCCACCCTCTCGACACACCTGCTCATCCACTCGGACACAAGGCCGTACCCCTGCCAGTTCTGTGGCAAGAGGTTCCATCAGAAATCGGATATGAAGAAACACACCTACATTCATACAG GTGAGAAGCCCCATAAATGCCAGGCATGCGGTAAGGCCTTTAGCCAGAGCTCCAACCTCATCACCCACAGCAGAAAGCACACAGGCTTCAAACCCTTCGGCTGCGAGATTTGCGGCAAGGGATTTCAGCGCAAGGTGGACCTCCGCCGGCACCACGAGAGCCAGCATAACTTGAAGTGA